A DNA window from Vagococcus penaei contains the following coding sequences:
- the miaA gene encoding tRNA (adenosine(37)-N6)-dimethylallyltransferase MiaA has product MNEKQQVLVIVGPTGVGKTALSIQLAQKFDGEIISGDSLQVYRQLNIGTAKVTEEEMQGIPHFLIDIIEPDASYTAHDFKCMAEQKIDEISRRGKLPIIVGGTGMYIQSLLFDFNLGKKDLTSFEKECRKKWESFAATHGAERLWLTLQEMDPSAAAVIHPNNQKRVIRALEVFDITGVSITAQQQLDLTDLSQSQYDCKIIGLTSDRSVLYDRINLRVDEMMGNGLLAEAEYVYQLGDVQAKQGIGYKEFFPYFTGEMILNDAVDLVKQHSRKYAKRQLTWFRNRMPVEWWDIIQHPEQQDEIKKDVATWVVDNERE; this is encoded by the coding sequence ATGAACGAAAAACAACAAGTATTAGTCATTGTCGGACCAACTGGTGTGGGTAAGACTGCACTTAGTATTCAATTGGCTCAAAAATTTGACGGAGAAATAATTAGTGGTGACTCCCTACAAGTCTATCGACAGTTAAATATTGGGACAGCGAAAGTGACTGAAGAAGAAATGCAAGGTATTCCACATTTTTTGATTGATATTATTGAGCCAGATGCGTCATACACCGCACATGATTTTAAATGTATGGCGGAACAAAAAATTGATGAAATAAGTCGCCGTGGTAAATTGCCAATCATTGTTGGTGGGACTGGAATGTATATTCAATCACTATTATTTGATTTTAACTTAGGGAAAAAAGACTTAACGTCATTTGAAAAAGAGTGTCGTAAAAAGTGGGAAAGTTTCGCTGCTACACACGGGGCAGAAAGACTTTGGTTAACTTTGCAAGAGATGGATCCTTCGGCTGCAGCAGTTATTCATCCTAATAATCAAAAGCGTGTGATTCGAGCGTTAGAAGTTTTTGACATAACTGGTGTTAGTATTACCGCTCAACAACAACTTGATTTGACTGATTTATCACAGAGTCAATATGACTGTAAAATTATTGGTTTAACAAGTGATCGTTCTGTTTTATATGACCGGATTAATTTACGTGTGGATGAGATGATGGGCAATGGACTATTAGCAGAAGCAGAATATGTCTATCAGTTAGGTGATGTCCAAGCTAAACAAGGAATTGGGTACAAAGAGTTTTTCCCTTATTTCACTGGTGAAATGATACTTAATGATGCAGTCGACTTAGTGAAACAGCATTCAAGAAAGTATGCTAAGCGCCAATTAACATGGTTTAGAAACCGCATGCCTGTCGAATGGTGGGACATCATTCAACATCCAGAGCAACAAGATGAGATTAAAAAAGATGTCGCAACTTGGGTTGTAGACAACGAAAGAGAGTGA
- a CDS encoding glycerophosphodiester phosphodiesterase family protein — protein sequence MTKIIAHRGSKGTHPENTLSAFKEACIVQSDGIELDVQLTKDNHLIVMHDEEVNRTTNGSGLIKELTLAELKELDAGAWFSKCFTGERVPTLVEVLTLLEDLEYTGLLNIELKTDKFAYYGIEDFVLETIANRFEKGAIMLSSFNSETIDRLSENNQSYPKALIMGQSQAKINLALSESKYEGFHPSMAWVEAHLDLAKQSPKSVRPWTVNSEAELLTCFKLQLAGCHTDFPERALKLRERGN from the coding sequence ATGACAAAAATTATTGCACACCGTGGAAGTAAAGGGACACATCCAGAAAATACACTCTCAGCCTTCAAAGAAGCGTGTATCGTTCAAAGTGATGGAATTGAGTTGGATGTTCAATTGACAAAGGATAATCATTTGATTGTGATGCATGATGAAGAGGTCAACCGTACGACAAATGGGTCGGGTCTGATTAAAGAATTGACATTAGCAGAATTAAAAGAGTTAGATGCCGGTGCATGGTTTTCAAAGTGTTTTACCGGTGAACGTGTACCAACATTGGTTGAGGTGTTAACGTTATTAGAAGATTTGGAGTACACAGGTTTATTAAATATTGAATTAAAAACAGATAAATTTGCGTATTATGGAATTGAAGACTTCGTTTTAGAAACAATTGCTAATCGTTTTGAAAAGGGAGCGATTATGTTATCAAGCTTTAATTCTGAAACGATAGACCGTTTATCAGAAAATAACCAATCCTACCCGAAAGCATTGATTATGGGGCAATCTCAAGCTAAAATTAATTTAGCATTAAGTGAGTCAAAATATGAAGGATTTCACCCATCGATGGCATGGGTTGAAGCTCATCTGGATTTAGCTAAACAGTCACCAAAGTCGGTACGTCCTTGGACTGTTAATAGTGAGGCTGAATTGTTAACCTGTTTTAAATTGCAATTAGCGGGCTGTCACACGGATTTTCCAGAGAGAGCACTTAAATTAAGAGAACGAGGAAATTAA
- a CDS encoding DUF3042 family protein yields MKKFTTGYLVGTAVTLAALTSLAYGLKKIVIEPVEEKEAMIDDSRKKAMRKSRAR; encoded by the coding sequence ATGAAAAAATTTACAACAGGTTACTTAGTAGGAACAGCTGTAACATTAGCAGCATTAACTAGTTTAGCTTACGGTTTAAAGAAAATTGTAATTGAACCAGTTGAAGAAAAAGAAGCAATGATTGACGATAGTCGCAAAAAAGCGATGCGTAAAAGTCGCGCACGATAA
- a CDS encoding rhodanese-like domain-containing protein produces MGFIYTLNAIIIITLIGIGLYQLYFYLKLKASAKYITQEELQENMRKGQLIDVREKEEFNRGHILGARSVPYTIARAHKEYLTAIRKDSPVYLYDNKKVFSINMASLLKKEGYTDIYVLKGGYSNWTGKTKKK; encoded by the coding sequence ATGGGCTTTATTTACACACTTAATGCAATCATTATCATCACACTAATCGGGATTGGATTGTATCAATTATATTTTTATTTAAAATTGAAAGCTTCTGCTAAGTATATTACGCAAGAAGAATTGCAAGAGAATATGCGTAAGGGACAGTTGATTGATGTTCGTGAAAAAGAAGAATTTAATCGTGGGCATATTTTAGGGGCTCGTAGTGTACCTTATACTATTGCTCGAGCACATAAAGAGTATCTAACGGCTATTCGTAAAGATTCACCTGTCTATCTTTATGACAATAAAAAAGTATTCTCAATTAATATGGCTAGCTTATTGAAAAAAGAAGGCTATACAGATATTTACGTATTAAAAGGTGGCTACAGTAACTGGACTGGGAAAACCAAGAAAAAATAA